TATCCATGACCATGAGTGTACTGAAGTTTGATACACCCTATGTTCATAATTCAAGTTTTCAACAACTACCCTTGAGCTGGGTCCCTCACTCCCATTTCTAGGGAAACCCTATAAGCTATGATCCCCTTGCCCCCACCATGGCCATAAATGAATCTCATCCATATGGAACATGACATTATGGTTTGAAGAACCGAActgaaccaaatcaaaccgaatCAAGCATTGTCTATTCGAATCGGCTGATTCATACTTGATACAGCCATACAGGTCGATCCACTGATTCTTGTCCGATTTCTAATGAATCGGAAGTCAACACTCCACCCAATCCCATTGTTGAtttttagggttcaagtagATTTCGGCCAATTCTCAACAAATTCCGGCTGAATTAGGATTGGTGAAGGTTGATCCCATTGTCGATTTTTGATTCATACTTGGCTGATTTCGGCTGATTCGGAATCGATGACCCTATTATCAATTTCGCTTACTTAACCATGCTTGACATTAAACCATGAATGTAATTCACAGTATTGGAACTGGTTTCGGTCGTCAGCAATATCGATATCAAAACTGATACATATTATCAGTCCATATAGAGCCGATTCGGGATCAAAACATCAAAAAATAGATGGTCATGCTGTATCGGTCAACTATCAGCATCAGTAATGTTTGATGCTGattccgataccgatacctaaaaccgtGCATTACACACACAAgcatttaaatttaaaaaaccaaaaaaaaaaaaaagggtgtgtGGAGGGTGGGATTGTGTCGGATTGTCTTTAAATTGGATGAGATGTCTAATATCTTCTCACCTGATTTATACATAATGCAGAGTGGAGGTAGCTCTTCGTCTCGTATGTTTGTCAATCCTCAGTACAGCACCTACTTCATGTGTCCCCACCAAACTGATCTGGTTGTTGTTGGATTGACTAGTTGTTTGGTAGCTGAGCTCACATGCATGGTAAACAATTAGTGCAAAGAGTTCTCAATACCAACAATTACAGTTGAAGAATATATTGTTTCCATTTAGTGTTACAATAAGTTACATCACTATATACAAttcttctcttatcttctaTATATAATTTCTGTTCTACTCTTTTTTGTTGATATGTTCATCACAAAAACCATTCAAATACCACATTCTCATAGCATTCACATTTTCCCTGAAGGGCTGCCCAAGTCTATCAAGCAATTCTTTGACAAATTTATCAGTGAGTCTGCTATAACCCTTGCACTGGATCTCATGTAACCACCTGTAACATAAGATATCAAATTATCTTTACATCCTAATTCAGAACTCAAGACCACACCAGAACTACCATGAAGAGAAGAACTTGGGTTCTCTTAAATGATGAATAAAACCCCCCTTGCAGGTAGTCCAAGCTGTGCGATATTCGTTGTTCTGCACACACTCATTGGTTCCAATAATCATAGCATTGTGTAGTTACCTATCAACTACACATCACAACATATGCTCTAACTGGTCCATATATTATTACCGGATTGCATAATGGACTTTGTGTGGAAGTCTTTTGAGTTCTTgtaagggcgtacccagtgcatgaggctccagccactgcagggtctgggaagggtcataatgtatgcaccTTACCTTTCCTGACTTAAATCTGccaccactaggtcacaatggagcaaccttaccgctGTGCCAATGTCCGCTCTCTTTTGAGGCCTAGTCTATTTACTTATTTCTTGATATCTGAAAGTTAACCCTATCCttgtaaaacccaaaaaacagtgggggggaggggttttCACCAGACCTGATGTAAGCATAACAAGAGGAACATTCTTCTCTTTGGCAAATCTGAACACCTTCTCATCTCTACTGACCACTCCGTCAGGACTGACCTGCACACTTGATTATAAACACAATCAATAATCATTTATTGAAATTAAGATTCAAAGGAGATATGATcagatgattaaaaaaaaacattatccCTTATGCCTGTTGCTTTACGCAATTGCATGATATAATTTATAAGTTGGTTTCTCTTTCATTTAGTAATTAATTGACAAACACAAAAGTCTTTCTTCAAGAAATTACAATGGCAGGAACCGTTCTAAGCAATTTTAGTCTGAATagcagaaaaagaaagaaagcgaGCTCCTTCCTCTGAAATGATGACAGTAGCCACTCCTGATTAATTCACCATGATGCAGTGACCATGATGAGACAATCACAACTTCAAGtgtgaaaagaaaacaaatgacTAGGCAATACTTTGTACACGACCATATCAAATGGAAAGACAATATTACCTTCAACATGCCCAGAGGATCTCCATCTAGGATATCAGTTCCAGCATTGTACACCACCAGCTCGGGATCAAATGTACGGCCAGCAACCTATAATTCGTACTAAAATAATTCAAAAGTCCATGCAACATGACAATGTTTTCAAAAGAAGCAATTTAACCCAATTGATATGTAAAATAGATGAAAGAAATTTAGCTAAGTTATTTACACATGTCATGGGATAAATTTTCTACCTAACAATTGAATGATAAAATTATGGGTTATTTTTTAACAATCAAGGAGCAACCTTATGCACAAAAACAATGCATTATCTAGCAGTAAAGCGATGATCAATGAAACGAATTACAGCCGGCCAGAAAAATATGAAGCCATAAGAATTTGTGCCCCAGTATTGCAGCCATTTGATATATGGTTTGTCTCAATATGCTGAATAATGGGAGCAACAGCCCAGAAATACACATTTGTTATGTGATGCACTACTGACAGACAGAGTTTGAATCAGATAGGCTTAGATTTTGGTTTGATTAAAGAATAAGAAGTCAATTGCTCAAGTTAATGATTTAAAATAATTGGCCCATAATGCCTAGCAAGGCATTTAGATGCAAGCAACAAACAATAAAGAATATATTGAATATAAAAATCTAAACAAATACCTCAAGTGCTTTGTCTAACTGCTTTAAGTACTCATTAGTGCTGGTTCCACTCTGgcacataagaaaataaaatgtgcAAAGTTACATACATAAAGCAAGAAAAAATGCTTATACCTAAGTACTAGTCCCGTTGAAAAAATGATGAAACAAAGGAGAGCATGTCATTATTACCCCTACTTCAACCTTTTGATCAATGCACCTCCTAGCCccaaaatcctgaaaaacaaaaggaagcaaAAGCAATGAGCAAATGATCACAAATCAAGTTTGATAAACTTGAAACAAAAGATTAGGCAGCGAAACTGTTAGACCCATAATGTTGCAGTAGGTACACAAGAATTACAGAAGCTACGGAATTTTCAATTATAGATTGTCAAAATTGAaagtaaatttttatttctaCGTAGTATCAGAGATAACAATTTTGATAGAAGAATTTCTTACATAAGGATATATCTCAGGGTTGTACATGTCCAGAATATAGACTCTATCTGTTGGGAATAATGTTGTTAGTGAAGTTAAGAATAGAATGTACAGGTAAAAAAATTTCCAACAACAGGACACGGAACCATACTGTCATGCGAAAAGTCAGTTTCATGGCCATTCCCTTGATGTGCATCAAGATCAATAATCATAACTCTACATACAATAAACAGGAGATGAGGCAAGGCCCAAAATGTAATAATTTTTTAGCTCGTAAATCCAGACTCAGATTTACATATTGATCAAACTACTATTTTTCTCAATATCAGTTATGAGTACCTCGAAATATTTAACCGGATAAAAGCATAACAAATGCAAAGTGAAATGTCTGCATATGCACAGAATCCACCTCCTTTCTCTGCAGAGCAGTGATGAAACCCTCCACCGACATTGATGGCCCATCCTCGTTCTTTTGCAAGCTTTGCTGCTAAAATGGTTCCCCCCACCTACTGAACTTTGTGGTCAGTATCTTCAAGCTCATAACAAatagaaccagaaaaaaaaaagattattaaCATAAGATGGACGAGAATTTCACCTGCTTACGGAATGGATACAGCACTTTCTGCTGCACAAGGCAATTGGGCAGTAGTGCAACAGGAGGCACCTGGAAAAATGCGATGGAATAATGAACAATTGTTCATCTCAATTGCATCAATCAATACACCAAAATCTCACCAGAAACTATATTGTGTCATGACAATGTAAGCTCAGAAATCATGAGTACATGAGAAGTCAAGGACAGGCATGAGAATAATtacactctttttttttgtgtgtgtgggggTGGGTGAGGGGGAGATTCGAAGCAGGTGGCAATCAACTGTCATGAGGCATTGGTGGTTTGTTAAACCAGCTTTTCTCCCACAAACTAAAGAACCAAGGAAACAATGGATGTTTAAACGAACTACTTATTTTGAAGGGTAGTTTTACCCTTTCGGTGGTTTTTAGCAGTGCTTCCGGTTCTCTCCTGTAATTTATGACGACCTACTTACCGTCATAAGCTCATAATAAACTGGGAAATAGTTGCTATTCTAAACAGATTCTGAAAAGTTGCACCAGAGTTAGCTGCTGAGAAAGGGCCATGCATTCTTTAAGGACAATGCCTTTCCATGTGACAAGTTCCAGGCCTATAGTCTCTGATACAATGGTAAAAGAGCAATTTTTTAACCATTGTTCATTGGAGAAAATTAAGGATTATTCAAGTCTATTATTCATCATATGACATAAGCAACAGTACAAAGTTGGGCACGGGACTAATGTGATAAGGACACCATAGATGTGACAATCTAGAGGATGACCAGTGAAGATGGTTGGGACTTGTGGAGTGTGGATCTTTCATGTCACTCTTCAAGTGGCAGAAAGTAAAAGCTTTCATGTCATGATAGAAAAACCATTTAGCCTAAGAAATATGATGAATAATACAGCCTACGGTATATTGGACAGTTCAGTTTTGTCTTGAATCAAAATAAGTCATAATTAGCTCCAAGACAAACTAGACTAGAACTCCAGAAGAAATTACCCAAGGAGATATTTGAGATGAGATCACTAAAAATAATAACTGAACCTATTTATGTCCAGGACACTTCCTTTGGATTACCTCAATTATAATGGAGATGTTCAGACTGCTTTTCAGGCTAATCAAGTATGATTCTGGGTGCACCTGTCAAAAACGTCAAATGAATGTGAAGCCTACAGATATGAATACTCAATACACATATGATAAAAATCATCTAGCATCAGTCAAGTTTCATGGACATAATCATTTCATCAGCATCCACATTAGGAATTGAGCCATAACCCTGGAACTGGCCCCTGGGTAGATCAATCTAGGATTGGGGGGCCGTATTTGCTTGAAAGTCTTGGTAAAATTAGTTATTATGTGGTATCTGGTTGAACTGATACCGACCTTCCATTGGAATGAAAGGGTCTGTCTCTTTCCTAATTCAATGTCTGGCTGGTTCCTTGATTCCAACTACTTTGGTTCATGATGAAACAGTTATCATCTGATTAAAGCTTAAACAGCCTCCTTGAAGCTGCACCATAGGAGAAAGAAAGCGGGCAACCAATCCAACCAGCCTTTCTATAGACTCAAACTAGAAGGAAGGCTGCTGTTGTTTGATGACTTAATTTCTAGTCATTTTTTCCTGAGTTTCTAGAATGGCACTTATATGATTTCTGCCATTTTTGTTTAAAAGTCCATTTTGTATGGTGTATATCAAAAATGGGTTTTACTGCAATTAGCCAATTAGGACATACATAAACAAGTTTTTGGGCATGTTAGAAAAAGTAGGTCTTCATTGACTTTAGGCATAACCTGTCCTGATTGGAAGACAGTAATGCCTATGAGAATATGGGGGACTCAGATATTTCAGTCAACTAAAGTGTTGCTTCAATAAATGACTGAGCTTGGTTTAGCCAAGCAGAGTAGAGTAATGGAAGGTAATCTTTGCCCTCACAGGTACTGCATACCGCATTTTTAAACATTACAACACCTTTCCAAACATTCATCGAAGTGAATAAGTTTTAAGAACATCAAATTCTACTTTTGATATTAAGTAGCTCAGTCCCAGGATAAATGCAAGGAACAAGGATTCTCTAAAGATGTCTACTACATTTAGATTATGTCCACAGTAACATAAGTTTAAAAACAAGTTGAGACATGATTATAAAGTATATGTAAGTTTTGCTCCTACACATTGGCGACTGGTCATAAGAACCTTAGAATAACCTCTAAAGATGTAATTGAATGCCAGCTAAGAGCATGTCTCAAAGAAAGtgaaaaaagagggggaaagaagaaaagcatgTAGGTCTGAAGAAATGTATGTGACTACCACAAGTAGATCATCTTTTGAAGCTTCAAGAGGCTCAACTATCTGATTCTTTTCAAGAACACCATCTTTGATGAGAAACCGGCATATTCGACCCCATTTTGATGAATCAAAAGGGTGCCTAAACAAAATGACAGCAAGAGAAGAATTAAAAACGTTAAGAAGAACAATCAATTCAAATAACACTTTTTCACATTACAAGTAAATTAGCTTATTgcctttttttgctttttaatcTTCTGTAAGAGAAGGTGAAGAAACTATATGAATAATAACCAGTTAAGTCATTTCACATTTAGACTACTGCAATGCTTATACAAAGTCAAGGCATATGTTAGCCAGCTAAGAACAGATATACTAACAGCCATTTGTTAACATGGCAGTAATTGACTATTTTTTAAGTAAATGCAACAATTTATCTAAAACCATGGTTGGGGGAAACCAAGCATCATCACATAGTTCATGGGTAGGGAGTGGAGCTAAAATTTCTTGGCAAACTTGATATGATAAGTCCCATGCGGTTTGAAACAAAGTGGATGATTCTAGGTAGTTGATCTATCTACCCAGAGAGCCCCCTGATTGAACAGGCACAATATTCTGTAAATTGACCTCATGAAAACATTTCTACAAATAATTTCTCCTCAGAACAACTTTGATTAATGTCATATTAATATACCCACAAACATTCAGAAACAAGTCAGAGAATAAGGAAATAGAATCTGATTTCAGAAGTTAGTACAGAGACAAACACTTGAGCAAGCAAATAACCAGACAGAAACCTTAAAAGAAGCAATAAGTCAAAAAAAGACGATGATGAAAGatgagaaggaagggaagaaatgGTGCCTTACAGTTTCTCCATCCCAAGAAATGCGATGTCATAGGAAGAAGAGTAAATTAGAGGAACCTGAGTTAGATATgaaactataagaaacaaaaaaaaaaaaaaagtgaaataaaatcgAAAGAAGTGAGAAAGTGCAACAGTTATAAACAAAACGGGGAGGGATTAGTAGTCCAGAATTGGAGGTTTAACCTTGGTGAGAGACACATCGAAGTAGAGCTTGCTGGAAAGAACTCGATTCCTACGGAGAGTTTCCGAATCGACAGAAGAGGAACCTCCAGAGACGGCAATGGATGAAGATGAACTCGCCATTCCCAAAACGCGAGTTCCAAAACGCAAGCAGGCGTAGCGAGATGATACTGGGAAGGGTTTAATGGCTGCCACGATGACATCGAATTCTACCTTCAATTACAGAGATCCGAGCTGGACTCGGTGCAACTCGGACTCAGTCATGGACTTGAAAGCCTGATCACCTGAAGGTGTCACCGTGTGAGGCCGTCAGATTCTCACGTGTCGGGCGTGGGGATCGGGGACGGGActttttgagaaaataaatCCTCTCCAAATTCGGTACCGAAACCGTTACCGAACAGCTACCGTACTGAATTGTATTCGGATCGGTAATGGTATGGAAAAATGgggtatggtatcggtatgaaAGTTGATACCGATGGTACATATCAATATCGTACCAAATTACTGAATATCGATACCATACtgtattattataatatatacttatatatatatatatatattaatttatatataataaataatatatatgtatatacataTTAAATAAGGTTAGCATGAGTAGTTGCGCTCCCATTAAGTAAATTAGATACATCACAAGGGGGAAATTGGGTGGGAGGGAATGAATGTTTAAATCACTAAGCCAACATTCAATATTATGTAAAGTTCTCAAAGGATCGGGCTCAACTAGCCCATTAACAACCTTGTTTCTATTGTCCCAGATAAAATAACAGGTGATTATAAAAACGGAGAAGAACCACTTTAAAGACAATTTGTCAAGACAACTGTGGCAGAGAGTGAGTGTAGAAATGTTCCATTTAATGGATGGGAGAGAAACTCTATTTTCAAACCCAAAGGACTCGCAATCCAAATATGCTTAGATCAATTACAAGGGAGGAAAATGTGTCAAATGGATTCCACACATGAGCCACAAAATATACAATAGAGCTTAATCAGGATCTATTTCGATAAAGTTGCCTTAATTGAGAGTCTTGCATGTAAAAcatactaaaaaaaatattttaaacttaGGATGCAAAGAGAGCTtccaaagaaaatatttaaagaAACTGCATTGTTTGTCAAGTTATTAGCAGCTAGGCGAATAGTAAATCTACCATCCTTGGCAAGAGTGCACCACCATTTGTCATCAACATCGGATAGAAAAAATGTTAAGTATTTTATCCACAAAACTAAAAGAGAGGTAAGTAGAAAGTAAATTAATATTCCACTGGTCAAAATTACCCAACTGGCAGACTAAATCCTTACGTTCGTACACATTTAGGGGAGGGATTGAGAATCCCTTGATTGATGGAATCCAAGTATCTGACCAAAAATAAGTATCATTCCCATTACCAACTCCCAACTTTTCTCAATACAATCCTTTTCAGGATTGTAAGATTATTGGCGATACTATTCCATGTCCATGAACCTTATTTAAACATCACCTTTGGGTAAAAAATAGATGTATTATGAAAATATCTGGCCTTTAATACTTTTGCCCATAAAGCCGACAAATCTGAAATTAATCTTCAACTGAGTTTTAATAAAAAGAGCTGAATTATGGATTTCAGCCTTGCAAAGGCCCAGCCCACCATTGGAAGAGGGTAAACATATCTAAAGAGGTCCATGAGTCATGGGCTTATTTTTAACCCATATccaaattacaagaaaaaacATACTTACAAGATTCTTCCATTCGGCTCCAAGAAACCCAGATGGGAATTTTTATCACATCCAATTCATTgccccgctccaattccctccagtccctcacataggagcaaaaatgatcaccctaccccaccttgggcagtgtgttcgggcagtgggtaaggtggtcatttccgctcgtatgtgagggattggagggaattggagcgggcaggaattggaggtgataatgattCCCCAAATGGAGTCATAAATCCAAATGTATATAACATTATAACCTATGAGTAGAGACTTTGAGTGTTATCGTTGTTGAAAGAGGGccttgtttggttgcaagaacAGGGAAAGGGAGGCAAATgaaataattttgaaaagaaaatagaaacttttgaAATCGTGATTGTGTAATGATGTTAAGGGacagttttccttcagccacggtCAAGGAAAGGGACCGAGGCATTCGTACTAAGTTGAGAGGGTATCGCGTAATAGTTGAGGTATAATCGACCATTCGTAAATAGGGTGACAGACATATATAGTCAATGATGACCATTGATTTCCTTCACCCAcattgaaggaaaactttctccttgaTGTTAAACTCTAAAAAATATTTCgtaatcaaaattttcaaacgaattctttatttttttaagccccaaaaaaaaacctgtttCAAAGGATCATCCATGTGGGACCCATATCTTCAAAGCAtttaagagaaaataataaataaaaaaaaaacgttaACTGGTCTCATGTCCCTTGCACCTAGAGGGgtatgtgaaatgaccactgcaACCCCGTAGAAAGGTAGAAATCCCGGCCCCTATGATGCTTGCGCGTGCTTCCATTACGCATGTGCCCAGAGAGCGTTCTCCCACCCTAAAAAATTCATGTGAGGGAACCTACACACTACTGCGTGCCAATCTTTTTTCCTAAATTTAACAAACAAATTTGGAAAAGTTCTTTAGTCAATTACACTAACATGTTAGGTAGTGATTCTAAGAGTCTCCATTTTAGTATTGGTTTGATTCTACTTCCCTTcgttttagggagaatgttctttgtgccgcagtgcaggcacatgggcagcctgtgtagggggtagggtggtcattacgcccacccccatgtgcctaggcgcaggctgcgcccaagcacagagaacaacgcccctttGTTTTATATTCCTTGCAGAAaatattttttgcaaaaaacaAATTGATAACATCCATTAGAAGTTGTGCTCCTTTCTCTAAAAGAAAACTCTGTTAATGAAACTCCATGATGAACATGAGGGCAATCAATATTGAATTACTAGGCAGATTTGGCAAAAACAGTGGTTTCACATATTTGACAGTACTCATTCTAATGGCATGAGCTCTGCCCATGGCTGATGACTTAAGAACTCAAACCCAGAAGACCTTAAGGgatttcttttcccctttctttacAGCAAAGCCAATAAATAAGCCATTAAACTTTATAAAAAGCATAGTGGGTTACAAGAGAATTGTAATTTCAGTCATGAGGAACTCTTATCTTCATAAAATTCAGGGCTGACCAATTCATTAACTTGAACTTCAAGAAAGAAAACTCATTTAACTTACATCACACTTGAACGTTGCCTCTAAGCTATGAAGTACAGACATCCACAATTCTTTCTAATCTCCAACCTCTTCCCTTACATTCCAATAGATATACAAATGCATTGCTTGTCTATTAATGAAGAACCAAAACGAAGTCCAACAATTAGTCATATTTATATATGATATGATGAAGAAATGGTACACCATCCCTGTTTCTGCAACTAAGTCTCTTCTCAAGGAACAACTGATTGAAGGAATCGCGAAATGGAGGGAGGAGGAAACCAGAAGAAGTTCCTCCACGGAACACTCGAAGTTACCATTTTCCATGCCACTCCTTACACaccatcttttctttctaatgtaagtatatatatgtatgttcCAATCCAAGAACCTCATTATGCAAAATATGATCTTAGTTGTTACATCTCCATGAAAGCTACCCCACCTGATTGGAATTGCAACTAAAAATATAGTGATCAACATCAAGAAGTAGTTTTCAAAACATTAATCATAGATGCAATTCCTCCAAACTATTAGCTAGTTTTGGTACTATAGCATGTTCAGTTAAATTCAATCTTGGAAGTTATTAATTAGAACTTCAAATGCAGAGCAtaaattgaattttttcttctctctctcccccccccccccccacagtgTTTGTTTTTTCGAGAGAAACCCACCTACATCACAATAAAGATAGACAAGAAGAAAGTAGCAGAGACAAGCCATGAATTCAACCGTGTGTGGAACCAAACTTTCCAGATCCTCTGTGCTCATCCATCGGATTCTTCAATCACCATAACAATGAAGACAAAGTGCTCTTTCTTGGGAAAGATTCACATTCCAGCCCATCAGATATTAAATGAAGAAAGTCTGATCGATGGATTCTTTCCTCTCCTGACTGAGAAAGGGAAGCCAAACCAAAAACTCAAACTCCGATTCATTTTATGGTTTAAGCAAGCAGAATGTGAACCAAGCTGGGGGAGAGTACTATCCCATGGTGATTTCCAGGGAATAAGGAACTCAACATTTCCGCAACGATCTAGCTGCTGTGTCACACTCTATCAAGATGTTCACCATCACTCAACCTTCCATCCACCAGTTTATCTCCAAGGGCACCCAAGAAAGCTGTGGGAGGATGTATACAAGGCCATAGACGGCGCCAAGTTTTTAATATACATTGCAGGGTGGTCTTTCAATCCTAAAATGGTGCTGGTAAGTAGCAGCTCCTCATCTCTGTTTCTACCTTGACTTAGCATCTCCTCTTCCCACAATCTGATTATGCTCTTGAATATATAGGTCAGAGACTCTCATACTGAGCTTGTACATGCAAGGGGCATAAAGATTGGTGAATTGTTGAAACGAAAATCAGAAGAAGGTGTAGCTGTGAGGATCATGCTTTGGGATGATGAAACATCTCTACCGATCATCAAGAACAAGGGAGTTATGAGAACACATGATGAAGATGCCTTCAACTACTTTAAGCACACCAAGGTGATATGTAGATTATGCCCCAGGCTACATCGTAAGTTCCCGACATTCTTCACTCACCACCAGAAAACCATCACAGTGGACACCCAAGCACATTTTATGCCAACTAGTGTTGATAATTGCAGTGATGAAATCTATACTAGTTTCAGCTGTAGAGAAATTATGAGTTTCATCGGTGGGGTGGATCTGTGTGATGGCCGCTACGATACTGAAGAGCATTCCTTGTTTCGAACATTAAACACTGAATCTCATGCTCAAGACTTTTATCAGATAAACATTGCCGGCTCTAGTCTTCTCAAAGGTGGCCCAAGAGAACCTTGGCATGACACTCATGCTTGCATTACAGGTGAGGCTGCTTGGGATGTGTTGGCTAACTTTGAGCAACGGTGGACTAAGCAATGTGATCCTTCTTTGCTAATTCCAACCGGCACCATCCCAGATCTAATTCGCCAGCCTTCTCTCAAGAATGTGGACTCTAGAGGGGAT
The sequence above is a segment of the Telopea speciosissima isolate NSW1024214 ecotype Mountain lineage chromosome 7, Tspe_v1, whole genome shotgun sequence genome. Coding sequences within it:
- the LOC122670053 gene encoding histone deacetylase 2 gives rise to the protein MASSSSSIAVSGGSSSVDSETLRRNRVLSSKLYFDVSLTKVPLIYSSSYDIAFLGMEKLHPFDSSKWGRICRFLIKDGVLEKNQIVEPLEASKDDLLVVHPESYLISLKSSLNISIIIEVPPVALLPNCLVQQKVLYPFRKQVGGTILAAKLAKERGWAINVGGGFHHCSAEKGGGFCAYADISLCICYAFIRLNISRVMIIDLDAHQGNGHETDFSHDNRVYILDMYNPEIYPYDFGARRCIDQKVEVGSGTSTNEYLKQLDKALEVAGRTFDPELVVYNAGTDILDGDPLGMLKVSPDGVVSRDEKVFRFAKEKNVPLVMLTSGGYMRSSARVIADSLINLSKNCLIDLGSPSGKM
- the LOC122669984 gene encoding phospholipase D alpha 4, coding for MEGGGNQKKFLHGTLEVTIFHATPYTPSFLSNCLFFREKPTYITIKIDKKKVAETSHEFNRVWNQTFQILCAHPSDSSITITMKTKCSFLGKIHIPAHQILNEESLIDGFFPLLTEKGKPNQKLKLRFILWFKQAECEPSWGRVLSHGDFQGIRNSTFPQRSSCCVTLYQDVHHHSTFHPPVYLQGHPRKLWEDVYKAIDGAKFLIYIAGWSFNPKMVLVRDSHTELVHARGIKIGELLKRKSEEGVAVRIMLWDDETSLPIIKNKGVMRTHDEDAFNYFKHTKVICRLCPRLHRKFPTFFTHHQKTITVDTQAHFMPTSVDNCSDEIYTSFSCREIMSFIGGVDLCDGRYDTEEHSLFRTLNTESHAQDFYQINIAGSSLLKGGPREPWHDTHACITGEAAWDVLANFEQRWTKQCDPSLLIPTGTIPDLIRQPSLKNVDSRGDWKVQVFRSIDHASATQLPNGVSIENSIHEAYVEAIRHAERFIYIENQYFIGGCPFWEKDKHCGCRNLIPVEIALKVVNKIKARERFAVYIVIPMWPEGVPESESVQDILHWTRQTMAMMYKLIGEAIQESGEPGHPRDYLNFFCLANREENRKGEFMPPYSPQPTTHYWKAQTYRRFMIYVHSKLMIVDDTYMLIGSANINQRSMDGRRDTEIAIGCYQPQSIENKMTNGDVHVYRMSLWYEHTGCTEEVFLEPQSLDCVRRICSIGEEMWSVYGREETVDMEGVHLVSYPVHVLNNGSMEDLMESGGTFPDTATPIKGKRSIILPPIVTT